ACCAACGGCTTGTCATCGTGAATCAGGATGCGCACTTCGCTCAGCCGGTGCCGGCGAGCCACCGCAGAGATCAGTTCCCGTAGCGGGTAGCGGTCATAGAGGCCGTGATCAAGCACGTCGTCATACAGCCAAATGCGTTGGCCGGCTTGCGCTACCAGTGAGTCCATCAATTCCAGCATGGTGCCCTCATCGCCGAACAGCCAGCTTTTGGAATCCTCGCCAAGAATCAGTGGCTTCGCGCGTTGATCACCTGGTTGACTGGCCAGCGTGGGAGCCAGGCAGCGCATATCCAGGTGGGGAATGCCAGCGTCATCATAGATATCCGAGCAGATGTGAAAGCCGAAGCGTTGGTAGAACCCGGTGGCGTGCTGCTGGGCGGAGAGTTTCAGTTCCTGGAAGCGACCAGCGGATTCGGCCAGCAGGTGTCTGAGCAGGGCATCACCAGCCCCCTGGCCACGATACTCCGGTAACACCGCCATACGACCGATATAACCGGTCTCTTCAAGCGTGGAGAACAGGCGAGCGGTAGCCACTGGGGTGTTGTTTTCATCCACGGCCAGGTAGTGGTCAGCAATCTCGTCGGTGTCGTCCCACTCCAGCTCCGGTGGCACCTGCTGTTCCTCAACGAACACCCGTTGGCGGATGTCTCTGATGGATGAGGGCGCCAGTTGCCAGCTGTATTTTCGGAATCTCAGGTTCATGGCTTACTCGAAGTACACTGAGCCCTGGTTGTACAGAGTGGTGAGCAGGCCAAGCAGGGCCTCGTCGCCGGCATATTCTGCCAGAGCGCCCATGTTGATCCGGGCGCCGGCACAGAGCAGCGGTGCCAGTGGCCGGGCATCGCCTTTCAGGAGGTATTGCTCGCCATCCACAAACAGGGCAGTTTCACTGTCCATTTCATGATAGGCGAAGCGGGAACCTTCGTTCCAGCGCAGTTGCTCGCCGGCGCGGATGGCTTCAGCCAGATCTTCTGCTTCTGCGGGTTCATCCGCCGGCACCACAATATCCATGCTCTTGGGGGCGGTGGCGAACTGGCCGAACCAAAGGGCCAGGTTGCGGCGATCGCCCAGTTGCTCACGGATGACAGTATCCAGGCGGTTGATCACTTCCGGGCCGATGGTGCCGGGGTTGTCCTGTACTCGAAGGTCCGGGTCGTCCAGGTGCTCGGCAGCTTTTTCTTTCTGGCTGAGAAAATCGGTAAAACTGGTGAGAATGTCATCGATGGTCGGGGCCCGAAAGCCCACGGACAGAGTAATACAGTCGTCTTCCGCCACGCCATGGTGGCCGATGCCCGGGGGCAGGTACAGCATGTCACCCGGGGCCAGGGTGACGGTTTCCTCGCCATCCCAGCTGCTCAGGATGCGCAGTGGGGTGCCTTCTACTCTCGGCGAGGTATGGTCACAGTGGCCGCCGAACGTCCAGCGCCGGTGGCCCCGGGCCTGCAACAGGAAAACATCATACATGTCGTAGTGGGGGCCAACGCTGCCACCTTTCGGGGCGTAGCTGGCCATGATGTCATCCAGACGCCAGTTGGGAATGAAGCGGAAGTTGTCGAGCAGGTCGGCAATCTCCGGTACCCAGTGGTCCAGGCCCTGAACCAGTAAGGTCCAGTCCTGTTCCGGCAAGTCACTGAAGCGGTCCGGGCTGAAAGGACCGTTGTGCAGTTGCCAGGGTTTACCGGCATCGTTCTCGATCACGATGCGCGATTCTACCGTTTCCTCACAGGCTAGCCCGGCCAGTTCGTCCGGACTGACCGGACACTGGAAACCGGGAAATGCCTGACGGATAACCAGCGGCTTCTTCTGCCAGTAGTCCCGCAGAAATTCAGAAGCTGTTAGTCCGCCAAGCATGTCCATGGTGTTGCTCCAGGTTAAATGTTGCCGGCCTGTTCGACGGCATTACCAATGTAGGTGTCCGGCGTCAGGGCGCGCAGTTCGGCCTTGGCGTGCTCCGGAATATCCAGTGTTTCCACGAAATTCTTGATGACTTCCGGGCTCATGGCTTTGCCACGGGTCAAGTCTTTGAGCTTTTCGTAGGGTTTTTCGATGTTGTAACGGCGCATCACGGTCTGGATCGGCTCGGCCAGCACTTCCCAGGCGTTGTTCAGGTCTTCGTTGAGGCGGGCCGGGTTGATTTCCAGTTTGCCCAGGCCTTTCAGGGTAGCCTCATAGGCAATCAGGCTGTGAGCAAAGCCCACGCCCAGATTACGCAGCACGGTGGAGTCAGTCAGGTCACGCTGCCAGCGGGAAATTGGCAGCTTGGCAGACAGGTGGCTGAAGAGCGCGTTGGCGATGCCCAGGTTGCCCTCGGAGTTCTCGAAGTCGATGGGGTTTACCTTGTGGGGCATAGTGGAGGAGCCAATCTCGCCGGCCACTGTCTTCTGCTTGAAGTAGCCAAGGGAGATGTAACCCCAGATGTCCCGGTCCAGATCGATCAGGATGGTATTGAAGCGGGCAATGGCATCATACAGTTCGGCGATGTAGTCGTGGGGCTCAATCTGGGTGGTGTACGGGTTCCAGTCCAGGCCCAGGCTCTCAATGAACTCTTCGGCGTTGGCTGCCCAGTCCACATCCGGATAGGCAGACAGATGGGCGTTGTAGTTGCCGACCGCACCGTTGATCTTGCCCATGATTTCCACTTCGCGGATTTGCATCAACTGGCGGCGCAGGCGATACACCACGTTGGCCAGTTCCTTGCCGACGGTGGTGGGAGACGCGGTCTGTCCGTGGGTGCGGGACAGCATGGGCTGTTTGGAATGTTCCTTGGCCAGTTCGGCCAGTTTGTCGACGACTTTGTCCATGGCCGGTAACAGGCCGTGGTCCAGGCCTTCGCGCAGCATCAGCCCGTGAGACAGGTTATTGATGTCTTCGGAGGTGCAGGCAAAGTGAACGAACTCGGTCACCGCGTGCAGCTCGGGCACATCGGCGATCTTTTCTTTGATCAGGTACTCGACCGCTTTGACATCGTGGTTGGTGGTGCGTTCGATGTCTTTGATGCGCTCCGCATCGGCCAGGCTGAATTCGCTGACCATTTTGTCCAGGAAGGCGTTGGCTTCGTCGGAGAATGCTGGCACTTCGGTAATGGCCGGGTGAGCGGCCAGTTTCTGCAACCAGCGGATTTCGACGGTTATCCGGTTACGGATCAGGCCGTATTCACTGAAGATGCTGCGAAATACGCTGACTTTACTGCCGTAGCGGCCATCGACCGGGGAAATGGCGGTCAGGGCGGTGAGTTCCATCGAAAACCTCTCAGTTCATCAAAGAAAAATCGGATCGGGACTATTAAGAAGGCGCTAATGATACACCAGAGGGCGCTGCGAATCAGCGCAGCAACTCCCGGGCGTGCATGATGACCTTTTTGCGTTTGAAGATCAGCTGCCAGCGGTGGCCACCGCTCTGACGCCAGAGCACTGCCGAGCGGATACCGGCCAGCAGCAGGGCTCGGACCTTCGCCGCATTTTCTTCCCGCTGAAGCACCTGGGGGTTGCCGCTGACCTGAATGCGCAGGCGGAACGTGCTGATGGTGTCTGTGTAAATGGACGCCAGATTGCCGATCAGGTTGCTGTGGGTGTATCCGAAGTGGCTGGCGGTATGCCGTGCCTGTTCAATCCGGCTGCCAATCACGTCGAGCATGTCGCCGTCGCGTTTGAGTTTCGACTCGAGATGAACGAGGTTCAGCACGTAGCGCAGTATCTCTACATCCTGTGGGCGGCTCTGTTGCGCCAGCGAGGTGGACAGGGCCTCAAGGCCTTCACGGATGTCGGACAATTCGCCACCGTAAACATCCAGGGTGGACGCTGGGTTGGTGGCGAACAGAGAGCGTATGCAGGTTTCCAGGGACTCGTCACTACAGCTGCCATTATGGGCAATCTGCCGCACCAGTGCTGCTGCCTGGAACAGGCCAGCCAATGCCAGGGTCTGGTCGTGCAGGGATTTGCTCATGCGCGGGCCCCTGCATCGACAGTTCGCTCCAGCCGTGATGGCAGTGGCTCGCCATCCCGCCAGGTTTGTTCGATCACGCCGCCGCCCAGGCAAACATCGCCCTGATAGAACACCACGGACTGGCCGGGGGTGACGGCCCGCTGGGCATCGTCAAAGACCACTTTGACGCCGCCTTCGATAACGGTCACTTCGCAGTCCTGGTCTGGCTGGCGATAGCGGGTTTTTGCTTTGCAGCGGAAGCTCTGGGCGGGCGGCTCACCGGCCACCCAGTCAATGGCACCAGACACCAGGCCGCGGGAAAACAGCAGTGGGTGGTTCTTGCCCTGAACGGCAATCAGTACATTGCGGGACAGGTTTTTTTCAGCCACATACCAGGGCTCATCGCCAAATTCCGCGAGGCCGCCGATACCCAGCCCCTGGCGCTGGCCAATGGTGTGATACATCAGGCCCTGATGTTTGCCGATCACTTTGCCATCCGGTGTTTCGATGTCGCCGGGCTGGGCCGGCAGGTACTGCTTCAGGAAGTCGGTGAACTTGCGCTCCCCGATGAAGCAGATACCGGTAGAATCTTTTTTGTCGTGGGTAACAAAGCCTTGTTCCTCGGCAATACGGCGAACTTCCGGTTTTTCCAGCTCTCCTACCGGGAACAGGGTGCGGGCAATACGGTCACCCGACACCGCGTGCAGGAAGTAGCTCTGATCCTTGTTGGGGTCCAGACCCTTCAGCAGTTGAGCCTTTCCAGTGCCATCATTAAGAGGGCGCTGGCGGGTGTAGTGGCCGGTAGCGATGTAGTCGGCGCCCAGGGTGACGGCATAATCCAGAAATGCCCGGAATTTAACTTCCTTGTTGCACAGGATGTCGGGGTTGGGGGTGCGCCCTGCGCTGTATTCTGACAGAAAGTGCTCAAACACCCGGTCCCAGTATTCAGCCGCAAAACTGGCGGTGTGCAGCTTGATACCAATGGCATCCGCCACTGCCTGGGCATCGGCGAGGTCGGTCATGGCGGTGCAGTACTCAGTACCGTCGTCTTCATCCCAGTTTTTCATGAACAGGCCTTCCACCTGGTAGCCCTGGTCTTTCAGCAGCCAGGCGGCAACAGAGGAGTCCACGCCACCGGACATGCCGACAATCACGCGGGTGTTCTTGGGAGTACTGGAGTCAGGATTCTGGATCATGAGCCTTTCGGTAGCCGGTTGAAAACGGCGATTTTATCATCTTGTGGTGGTTACGTCTGGTCATCCACCACGACATCAAGGGGGAATTGCCGGCCATTTCGGTAATCCTCGATACAGCGCAGCACCAACGGGCTGCGGAGCTTGTCGCCGAGGCCCCGAATTTCTTCAATACTGAGCCAGTGCGGCTGGATAATGCCGGTGTCCAGCTCCGTGGTGACCTGCTTTATCGCGCGGGCGGCGTAGCAAAAGCGGTGATAGGTAACGCCGTTGGCCGGTGCTTTATAGGTGTATACGCCCAAAAAGAACTGAGGCTCCACTTCCCAGCCGGTCTCTTCGAGGGTTTCACGGCGCACCGCATCCAGCACGGCTTCGTTTTCTTCAATGTGGCCCGCTGGTTGATTGAACACCACCTTGTCGTTGCTGATTTCCTCAACCAGCAGAAACTGACCCTGTTCGTTCTCGACCACAACGGCGACGGTGGCATGGGGTTTCCAGGTCATGGTTAACGGGGTCTCCTGTGTCTGAACGGGCGCGATTTGTGGCGGCCGGGTTTCGGTTTGCTGGTTACCGGGCTGTCGGGCAGGTGTACAGCCTCAAGCCGATACTGGCCGGGCGCGAGGTTGTCGAGCGTCCAGTCACCAATCCGGTACCGAATAAGTCTAAGGGTAGGGTAGCCAACGGCTGCTGTCATGCGCCGTACCTGGCGGTTGCGGCCTTCGGTGATGGTGAGCTCAAGCCAGCTGGTCGGAATGGTTTCCCGGTGCCGGACTGGCGGAACCCTGGGCCAGACGGTCGGTTCGTTCATTCGGCGGGCTGTGGCGGGCCGGGTTAACCCATCTTTCAGCTTAACGCCCTGACAAAGCTGCTCAATGGCCTGCTGGGAAATCTCACCCTCCACCTGTACCCAGTAGGTTTTTGGCATCTTGTTGTCGGGAGCGGCAATTCGATGTTGTAGCGGGCCGTGGTTGGTCAGCAGGAGCAAGCCTTCGGAGTCATAGTCCAGTCGGCCGGCGGGGTAGAAGCCCGGTTTCCTGATCCAGTCGGCGAGTGTTGCGCGAGGATTGTTCTGGCGTTCGTCGGTGAACTGGCTTAACACCTGAAATGGCTTGTTGAATAGAATCAGCTCCGCCATGCACGGGGTCCTGTCTCGCTAACGGGTGCTCGAAAGCGGCAAGCGTATAGGATTAACCCCTGTGAAAAAAGCATAAAAAAACGTACCTGCCAGCTGAACTGGCAGGTGAGAGTGATTGGCCAAGGCGCCTTCTCAGGCGTTAACGGCTCTGGGCGGATACCCGTCCCGGCCTGACGATTGGTCCCGTGAGGACGGCTCAGACTGCTTGCCCCCAATTTCAGAAGGCTGTTTCGCCTGGGTTTCGTCAGGAACGATATTGACGGCGTGCACCCCTTTGTCACTGGGCTTTTTCTCAAAGGTGACCGCCTGGCCAGCTTTCAGCGTTTTGTAGCCGTCCATTTGCACCGAAGAGAAGTGGGCGAACAGGTCATCGCTGCAGCCGTCTTCGATGATAAAGCCGTATCCCTTGGCGTTGTTGAACCATTTGACCTTGCCTCTAGGCATGATGAACTCCCCTGTTCCTTTGCTGTCACTCTTATTATTGGAATTGCTGCCTGAGACCCGGACGGGCCGGGTCATAAATGGTGCGATTCGACATGGCAGGTGTCGCCTGCCGTTACATGCCGGTTGCACAGGTTTACATTATTTTACAATGCACCCTAACTGTCGGCCAAACCCGGGCTCGAGTCAAGGGGCAGTAGTCGCCGAATGAGTGGTTCAACAAGGTCCGGAAGCGGTATCATGTCCGTATTGATAAATAACTCACGCTTGAACCGGGCTTTCGCTTGAAAACCGGGTTGCGGGCAACCACATTTAGTCAGGAAACCGAATAACCGGTAAACAGAACCATGCGGACAATTGAGAATTCTCTACTAGTATTTAATCAGGGGGAGGACGAACAGCCCGGGCGTCATGAAGGTGTTAGTGTTGCGCCCGAGAAGCCAGCTCTGAAGCGCCCGGCCCGGTATCGGGTTGTGCTCCTGAACGATGACTACACACCCATGGATTTCGTGGTGGATGTACTGATGAAGTTCTTCGGAATGAACGAAGAAAAGGCGACGCAGGTGATGCTGCTCGTCCATACGCAGGGAAAAGCCGTATGTGGGGTATATACCCGTGACATCGCGGAAACAAAGGCGGCACAGGTGAACCAGTATTCTTCGGAATGCGAGCATCCGCTCCTTTGCGAGATTGAACGTGCGGACTGATAGACGGCGGGGTGGCCCATGCTGAGCAAAGATCTTGAAATTACGCTGAATACGGCCTTCAAAAATGCCCGTGACAAGCGCCATGAATTCATGACGGTCGAGCATTTGTTGCTGGCTCTCCTCGATAACGAATCGGCGGTGGGTGTCCTCAAAGCCTGTGGTGCAGATCTCAAGCGCCTTGAAGATGAACTGGTCGAATTTGTCGACTCCACTACACCATTAATTCCAAGCACCGACAGCGAGCGTGAAACCCAGCCAACGCTGGGATTCCAGCGAGTGCTGCAGCGAGCAGTATTCCACGTCCAGTCCTCTGGCAAGAAAGAGGTAACCGGTGCCAATGTGCTGGTGGCTATCTTCAGCGAGCAGGAGAGCCAGGCGGTGTATGTGCTGAAGAAGCAGAGCATTGCCCGGATTGATGTGGTCAATTTCGTTTCCCACGGTATCTCCCGGGTTCAGGGTGCGGAAGACCAGGAAGGCGCGGACCATGCTGCCCATGAAGAGGCCGGCGAGGAAGGCTCCCAGTCCAGACCGCTGGAAAGCTATGCCACCAATCTGAACGAGCAGGCCCGGCAGGGCCGTATCGACCCGTTGATTGGTCGCGAGCACGAAGTAGAGCGTGTGGTCCAGATACTGGTGCGCCGTCGCAAGAACAATCCGTTGTTAGTGGGCGAGGCCGGTGTTGGCAAGACTGCTATTGCCGAAGGACTGGCCAAGCGAATTGTGGATGGCCAGGTACCGGAGATCATTTCCGATGCGGTGGTGTATTCCCTGGACATGGGCGCCCTGCTGGCGGGCACCAAGTACCGGGGCGATTTTGAGAAGCGCCTGAAGGGCTTGTTGAGTGATCTGAAGAAGCAGAATCACGCCATTCTGTTTATTGACGAGATCCACACCATCATTGGTGCAGGTTCGGCTTCGGGTGGGGTGATGGACGCATCCAACCTGCTCAAGCCCATGCTGAGCTCCGGGGAGTTGCGTTGCATCGGCTCCACCACTTTCCAGGAGTTCCGCGGCATCTTTGAGAAAGACAGTGCTCTGGCACGTCGCTTCCAGAAGATCGATGTGAACGAGCCAAGTGTCGAGGATACCTACCAGATTCTCAAAGGGCTGAAGCCGAGCTTCGAGAAGCACCACGACCTGAAGTACACCGACAAGGCGCTTCGGGTGGCTGCTGAGCTGGCGGACCGCTACATCACCGACAGGCATCTGCCAGACAAGGCCATCGATGTGATCGACGAAGCCGGCGCAAGGCAGCGCCTGCAGCCGGAAGACAAGCGCAAGAAGACCATTGATGTTACCGACATTGAAGACGTGGTCGCGAATATTGCCCGGATTCCGCCGAAGAACGTGTCCACCAGCGACAAGGATTTGCTGCGTAACCTTGAGCGCGATCTGAAAATGGTGGTATTCGGACAAGACCCGGCCATCGAATCTCTGGCCACGGCGATCAAGCTGGCCCGCGCCGGCTTGAAGGCGCCGGAAAAACCGGAAGGTGCCTTCCTGTTTGCCGGCCCCACTGGGGTTGGTAAAACAGAAGTGACCAAACAGCTGGCGAAGGTGCTTGGCATAGAGCTTGTGCGGTTCGACATGTCCGAGTACATGGAGCGGCATACCGTGTCTCGGCTGATTGGTGCGCCTCCCGGTTATGTCGGCTATGACCAGGGTGGCCTGCTGACCGAGGCGGTTAACAAGCATCCGCACTGCGTGTTGTTATTGGATGAAATTGAAAAGGCCCATCCGGAAGTGTTCAACCTGCTGCTGCAGGTGATGGACCACGGCACCTTGACCGACAACAATGGTCGGAAGGCCGATTTCCGTCACGTGATTCTGGTGATGACCACCAACGCCGGTGCTGAGAGTATGGCTCGCCGTTCCATTGGCTTCAGCGAGCAGGACCACAGCACCGATGGCATGGAAGTGATCACCAAGACCTTTACGCCGGAGTTCCGTAACCGCCTGGACGGCATTATCCAGTTTGCCGACCTGCAGAAGGAAACCATCACCCATGTGGTCGACAAGTTCCTGACCGAACTTCAGGCCCAGCTGGATGAGAAGCACGTGGTGCTGCACGTGGACCATGCGGCGAAATCCTGGCTGGCAGAGAAGGGCTACGATGTCACCATGGGAGCCAGACCGATGGCTCGCCTGATCCAGGACAAGATCAAGCGGCCGCTGGCGGAGCAGATTCTGTTTGGCCGGTTGTCGGAGAAGGGCGGAGACGTGTTCATTCAATTGAAGGACGATGAGCTGGTCTTTGACTATGAGGACGAGCCAGCCGAAGCGGTCTGACCGCAATCGTTGGTAATGGAAGCCGCTGTCGGGCTATGCCCGGCAGCGGTTTTTTTGTGGTGCGCCTTGACGGGCGCTGTCTTGGTGCAGGTGGCGCTGGCTGTTAACCGGTTGACCGAAGCAGGCCCCGGCGCCTGGCCGTGCTGTCAATCCATTTCAGGGCAACTTCTGTCAGTTTAAGGCAAAGAATTCGTGGTGATTTGCCACGGTTTGCCAATAACAACGATAAGGAAGCAGCCCAATGAGGACGTTCCGTCAATTCTCCCTTACCCTGGCAGTGATTTTCGGTCTGTTGGTGCTACTGGTTCGCCCGGCACTGGCGGCTACCGAAAGAAAGCAGTTCTGCGTGTTTGATGTGGCCGGCGCTAACGGCTTTGTCTATCAGTTACTTCGTGATTACCAGCGCGGCGCAGTCTCCGCAGGTACATCTCTGGTGATGCAGCCCTACACAGATGAAGACCTGGCCATCAGGGACTTTCGCGAGGGCCAGTGTGACCTGGTGGCACTTACCGATATGGGAGTGCGGCATTTCAACGATTTTACCGGTTCGATCAGCGCCATCGGTGCCGTGCCTTACTATGAAGACTTGCGGGTCTTGCTGCATGGTCTTGCCAGCCCGCGTATCGCGAGGCACCTGAGCCAGGATGGCTATGAGGTGCTTGGTGTGGCGCCCATGGGCGCGGCGTACCTGTTCGTCAATGACCGGGCCATTAACCACGTTGAAGCGCTCAAAGGTAAACGCATCACGGTTTTTGAAGGCCACCATGATGCCCGACATATGGTGGAGTTTGTGGGTGCCGAGCCGGTGCCGGCGAAGATCTCGAACTTTGCCCGGGTTTTCAACTCAGGCCAGGCTGACATGAGCTATGCACCGGCAGCGGCCTGGGAAGTGCTTGAAATGTTCCGTGGGGCAGGCGATCGGGGTGGCATCATTCGCTACCCGGTCGGTCAGGTGACAATACAGCTGGTGGCGCGGGAAGGTGCATTCAGCCCCGAGTTTGTTCGGGAGTCCCGGAAACTGATGGCCCGGCTCTATCCGGATGCAATCAGGGTTATTCGCCAATTCGAGGACCGTATACCAAGTGATCGGTGGGTGGATATCGGTCCGGAGGACATGCGGGAGTATCAGGAAATGCTCAGGCAGGTACGCATAGATCTGCTGTCGAATAAAGGGCAAGAGGCCCAGTTGGCCGCCGCTGTTTATCACGAAGACATGATGACGATTCTGCGCAAGATACGTTGTTATACAAACCCGGGTGCCATGGAATGTTCGGATCAGAACCGCGAATGATGGTCAGCGAACGCCCGACTTATCAGATCTGACAAAAAAGCCCCGCAAAAGCGGGGCTTTTCAGATGTCACTGGAGCATTAACGGGCGCGGTACACAATGCGGCCCTTGCTCAGGTCATAGGGAGTCAGCTCAACCTTGACCTTGTCGCCTGTCAGGATGCGAATGTAGTTCTTGCGCATTTTTCCTGAGATGTGAGCGGTTACAACGTGACCGTTGGCCAGCTCAACGCGGAACATGGTGTTGGGAAGGGTGTCGATAATAACCCCTTCCATTTCAATGACATCTGATTTCGCCATTCAGTAAAAACCTCGTTCGGGAATGCTTTCGGTGATTTTAAATTGCGCAATTCTGCCTGATTTCTTAACGTTTGGCAAAAATCAGTCCAATTGCATCTCTCGCCAGTGGCCGTCGCGCAGGGCTTCAATCGGGGTAAAGCGGGTTTTGTAGTTCATTTTCCGGCATTCTTTGATCCAGTACCCCAGATAAAGATGGGGTAATTCCCGCCGGCGGGCTTCGTCGATTTGCCAGAGCACGGCAAAGGTTCCCAGGCTCCGGTGTTCCAGTTCCGGGGCGAATATGGTGTAGATGGCCGACAGGCCATCGTCCAGCAGATCCACTGCGGCCAGCCCCACCAGTTCACTGTCCAGGGAAATCTCCAGGAACCAGGAGTCTGTTGCGCCCTCTACCAGAAACGACATGAACTGCTCCCGGGAGGGTGGGTACATGTCCCCGTCCTTATGGCGTTCCTCTATATAGTGGGCATAGAGGCGATAGTAGCGCTCGCTGAAGGCGGCTGGCACCAGTCTGCAGCTGAGGTCCTCGTTCTTGCGCAGCACCCGCCGTTGATTGCGATCAGGCTTGAATTCATCCACTTTCAGGCGAACAGGCACACAGGCGTTGCAGTCTTCGCAGTGGGGGCGGTAGTAATGTGAGCCGCTGCGACGAAAGCCAAGGGCCGTCAACTGGCTGTAGAGTTTTTTGTCGA
The window above is part of the Marinobacter sp. THAF197a genome. Proteins encoded here:
- a CDS encoding NUDIX hydrolase, which produces MTWKPHATVAVVVENEQGQFLLVEEISNDKVVFNQPAGHIEENEAVLDAVRRETLEETGWEVEPQFFLGVYTYKAPANGVTYHRFCYAARAIKQVTTELDTGIIQPHWLSIEEIRGLGDKLRSPLVLRCIEDYRNGRQFPLDVVVDDQT
- a CDS encoding pseudouridine synthase yields the protein MAELILFNKPFQVLSQFTDERQNNPRATLADWIRKPGFYPAGRLDYDSEGLLLLTNHGPLQHRIAAPDNKMPKTYWVQVEGEISQQAIEQLCQGVKLKDGLTRPATARRMNEPTVWPRVPPVRHRETIPTSWLELTITEGRNRQVRRMTAAVGYPTLRLIRYRIGDWTLDNLAPGQYRLEAVHLPDSPVTSKPKPGRHKSRPFRHRRPR
- a CDS encoding cupin domain-containing protein, which produces MDMLGGLTASEFLRDYWQKKPLVIRQAFPGFQCPVSPDELAGLACEETVESRIVIENDAGKPWQLHNGPFSPDRFSDLPEQDWTLLVQGLDHWVPEIADLLDNFRFIPNWRLDDIMASYAPKGGSVGPHYDMYDVFLLQARGHRRWTFGGHCDHTSPRVEGTPLRILSSWDGEETVTLAPGDMLYLPPGIGHHGVAEDDCITLSVGFRAPTIDDILTSFTDFLSQKEKAAEHLDDPDLRVQDNPGTIGPEVINRLDTVIREQLGDRRNLALWFGQFATAPKSMDIVVPADEPAEAEDLAEAIRAGEQLRWNEGSRFAYHEMDSETALFVDGEQYLLKGDARPLAPLLCAGARINMGALAEYAGDEALLGLLTTLYNQGSVYFE
- a CDS encoding GNAT family N-acetyltransferase, with translation MNLRFRKYSWQLAPSSIRDIRQRVFVEEQQVPPELEWDDTDEIADHYLAVDENNTPVATARLFSTLEETGYIGRMAVLPEYRGQGAGDALLRHLLAESAGRFQELKLSAQQHATGFYQRFGFHICSDIYDDAGIPHLDMRCLAPTLASQPGDQRAKPLILGEDSKSWLFGDEGTMLELMDSLVAQAGQRIWLYDDVLDHGLYDRYPLRELISAVARRHRLSEVRILIHDDKPLVKRRHQLVELMRRLTSRIELRLVNTDYPMENQPFLLADREGVLYRHDFNKPEGFANFANPGRVKLMEETFQRMWDAGRGSLELRELPL
- a CDS encoding cold shock domain-containing protein, whose protein sequence is MPRGKVKWFNNAKGYGFIIEDGCSDDLFAHFSSVQMDGYKTLKAGQAVTFEKKPSDKGVHAVNIVPDETQAKQPSEIGGKQSEPSSRDQSSGRDGYPPRAVNA
- the hflD gene encoding high frequency lysogenization protein HflD, whose product is MSKSLHDQTLALAGLFQAAALVRQIAHNGSCSDESLETCIRSLFATNPASTLDVYGGELSDIREGLEALSTSLAQQSRPQDVEILRYVLNLVHLESKLKRDGDMLDVIGSRIEQARHTASHFGYTHSNLIGNLASIYTDTISTFRLRIQVSGNPQVLQREENAAKVRALLLAGIRSAVLWRQSGGHRWQLIFKRKKVIMHARELLR
- the purB gene encoding adenylosuccinate lyase, which gives rise to MELTALTAISPVDGRYGSKVSVFRSIFSEYGLIRNRITVEIRWLQKLAAHPAITEVPAFSDEANAFLDKMVSEFSLADAERIKDIERTTNHDVKAVEYLIKEKIADVPELHAVTEFVHFACTSEDINNLSHGLMLREGLDHGLLPAMDKVVDKLAELAKEHSKQPMLSRTHGQTASPTTVGKELANVVYRLRRQLMQIREVEIMGKINGAVGNYNAHLSAYPDVDWAANAEEFIESLGLDWNPYTTQIEPHDYIAELYDAIARFNTILIDLDRDIWGYISLGYFKQKTVAGEIGSSTMPHKVNPIDFENSEGNLGIANALFSHLSAKLPISRWQRDLTDSTVLRNLGVGFAHSLIAYEATLKGLGKLEINPARLNEDLNNAWEVLAEPIQTVMRRYNIEKPYEKLKDLTRGKAMSPEVIKNFVETLDIPEHAKAELRALTPDTYIGNAVEQAGNI
- the mnmA gene encoding tRNA 2-thiouridine(34) synthase MnmA; this encodes MIQNPDSSTPKNTRVIVGMSGGVDSSVAAWLLKDQGYQVEGLFMKNWDEDDGTEYCTAMTDLADAQAVADAIGIKLHTASFAAEYWDRVFEHFLSEYSAGRTPNPDILCNKEVKFRAFLDYAVTLGADYIATGHYTRQRPLNDGTGKAQLLKGLDPNKDQSYFLHAVSGDRIARTLFPVGELEKPEVRRIAEEQGFVTHDKKDSTGICFIGERKFTDFLKQYLPAQPGDIETPDGKVIGKHQGLMYHTIGQRQGLGIGGLAEFGDEPWYVAEKNLSRNVLIAVQGKNHPLLFSRGLVSGAIDWVAGEPPAQSFRCKAKTRYRQPDQDCEVTVIEGGVKVVFDDAQRAVTPGQSVVFYQGDVCLGGGVIEQTWRDGEPLPSRLERTVDAGARA
- the clpS gene encoding ATP-dependent Clp protease adapter ClpS; the protein is MRTIENSLLVFNQGEDEQPGRHEGVSVAPEKPALKRPARYRVVLLNDDYTPMDFVVDVLMKFFGMNEEKATQVMLLVHTQGKAVCGVYTRDIAETKAAQVNQYSSECEHPLLCEIERAD
- the clpA gene encoding ATP-dependent Clp protease ATP-binding subunit ClpA; amino-acid sequence: MLSKDLEITLNTAFKNARDKRHEFMTVEHLLLALLDNESAVGVLKACGADLKRLEDELVEFVDSTTPLIPSTDSERETQPTLGFQRVLQRAVFHVQSSGKKEVTGANVLVAIFSEQESQAVYVLKKQSIARIDVVNFVSHGISRVQGAEDQEGADHAAHEEAGEEGSQSRPLESYATNLNEQARQGRIDPLIGREHEVERVVQILVRRRKNNPLLVGEAGVGKTAIAEGLAKRIVDGQVPEIISDAVVYSLDMGALLAGTKYRGDFEKRLKGLLSDLKKQNHAILFIDEIHTIIGAGSASGGVMDASNLLKPMLSSGELRCIGSTTFQEFRGIFEKDSALARRFQKIDVNEPSVEDTYQILKGLKPSFEKHHDLKYTDKALRVAAELADRYITDRHLPDKAIDVIDEAGARQRLQPEDKRKKTIDVTDIEDVVANIARIPPKNVSTSDKDLLRNLERDLKMVVFGQDPAIESLATAIKLARAGLKAPEKPEGAFLFAGPTGVGKTEVTKQLAKVLGIELVRFDMSEYMERHTVSRLIGAPPGYVGYDQGGLLTEAVNKHPHCVLLLDEIEKAHPEVFNLLLQVMDHGTLTDNNGRKADFRHVILVMTTNAGAESMARRSIGFSEQDHSTDGMEVITKTFTPEFRNRLDGIIQFADLQKETITHVVDKFLTELQAQLDEKHVVLHVDHAAKSWLAEKGYDVTMGARPMARLIQDKIKRPLAEQILFGRLSEKGGDVFIQLKDDELVFDYEDEPAEAV